Sequence from the Opisthocomus hoazin isolate bOpiHoa1 chromosome 31, bOpiHoa1.hap1, whole genome shotgun sequence genome:
ggacagcacaatgaaaacaaaacaaccaaaacctaAACAGGCACTAAACACAGTATGGCCAGCTTCCCTGAGGTAGTCTGAGTCTGAGCAGGAAAGCTTGATgatctggggaagttcacagaagaactggtccacaatATTGCCATGGCAGAGAGGGACTGAAAATGTATTCGCAGAATGCAGAAGAGAATTGAGGAACCCAccgccccaggcagctgctgccatgtggacacaagctctgctgcccaggagggtcccgtagtgcaggggtttgcagatggcaatgtagcggtcataggccatgacagtgaggagagaATATTCAGAGGagataaagaagagaaagaaaaaggcctgggcagcacatcccatgTAGGAGATAGCCCTAATATCCcacagggaattggccatggtttttgggacagtggtggagatgcagCCCAAGTCAAGGAGGGCGAGGTTGAgcaggaaaaagtacatggggttgtggaggcggtggtcacaggcaatggcagtgatgatgaggccgttgcccaggagggcagccaggtagatgcccaggaagagccagaaggtcaagagctgcagctcccgtgtgtctgcgaatgccaggaggaggaattcagtgatggagctgctgttggacatttgcttctACACGGCATGGAGCACTGTCggaaaagaaagagacagtgacaagttagggaagaattctctgagaaaagtcaaagccctttctcctagaCCCACCCCCAGAGATACAGGtcatattattttccttttctagcagacctgccttcagctccgtggctggagctctggtctgtgctggctgagtgTGCCGTGATGAGCAGgggtgctgcctgctgggtgctgaggagtcagccctgctctgcagcaatgGTTGCTAAGGAACAGGGATGGCAAGAGGCAgttgaaaaacattttctgctgCATTAAGGGAGAACATAGCAAGTCCTACCAGTAAAAGGATTTCAGGTATCGAAAGgggagctggtctgtccctctgtcttcttCCCAGCTGCCCTGGACTTTCTAAGATCGAGGGTGATTACACTGTCATGTTACCCTGAAAAgcaaccagacactgctgagagcagagggatgtACTGCAGACCATTAAATGTCTCACCCTTTTTCAAAATCTCAGCACCCCACTTCAAGCCAAGGACTCACATGGGTCATAGTGTCCCCCCGAAGTTGCATGCCACTTGGATGGACACTCCAAGGAGATAGCAAAGGGTACTAACCATGGCAACTTATTAAAGGAGAGTCAGCTTATTTGCAGGCCTCACAGACTGCGTTGCCCAGAGCTTCACAGGTtagaggaaagctggcacaccTCACTGCTGTGGACACACCTGCATAGGAGGACTCACAGGgtctctgcccaactctgcagctgaaactcccattcccagagaccctgacagcaattccaagaGCATCTCAGCAAGGGCAGATGAGACACCGGTGGGCACTCAGGAAAActtacccagctctgcacaccagCCCCTGCTGTGGCCTGCACACCTGGGTTCCCATTGCCAccaagctgagccagagaaaagtggaagcgcagattcaagaaagcacagaTTCATGTAGGATAGCCCTGCGCTGAACGTACTCGTGGaaagtccctttggaaatgacctgggcatgagctggctctgtgagcagccctgacccatgcagcaccctctccacagctgaaggaccctgcTCTGCCAGGGGTCAATCCTTCCACCCGCAGCTTCTGCCTGCAATGCCAtggggagctccctgggcaggctgagtgctgaccttGGCAGGGAGAAGATTCCCTGcctcagcacacagcccctggggtgcagggaccctgctctgaaggacagccctgggcaccactgGCTGAACACCCATCTTCACAGCCCTACAGCCTTCcccaggagaaggcagcagtcatgtcctgtccctctgatggtgcagcagggaagccctgctcaggagcacagcctcctcctctactctggaGTCACTGTGAGAGTCCTCCTGACAGGTTTCACAGTCTGTAGggtgtgccagcttttggagacGCCTTCAGGAACATGAGCTGCATTGATCTGCATGCAGTGACTTACCGTGtagagggctgtgaagagctctcCCCTAGAGAGGTCTCAGCTCAAGGTCTTCTCACTCCCGACTGCCTATAACCTGCCTCtgcctcactgctctcccctcggtgcctgcaggcagtgtcctcagccctgctgggctttgcagaggagcttctcctgggcagagctgtctctctgcagcactgcccgcTTGTCATGAACTGCCTCCACCctaggagcccagcccagctcagcagcagaggaccagcacaatacatctctctctctgctccctttggactccctcaaagtgttttttggtctccaggggaacctgctgtgaaacagcctGAAGGAATAACTGATTTTCCCTCTCTCAGCTGGGTAGAGAATCTTACTACCAGCAGAGTCATTACGCCACgagaaaaggagctgggcatgagAATGACTTTTTCTCTCTCCTATTTAAGCAGGGCAACAGAAAGGTGACATTGAAATATCTCTTCTTCCAAGCTAGAGGGGGATGACTTCACTTGAGTGAATTTAGGCATTTGATATTGGGTTTGTATTCTTAGGGCTAGAAACACATTCAGCTCTCTTCtgtccatgccatgtctctgctctgaaactaAACCTTTACACACATGGGGTCTTGGACCCTTGGTACCAGGTTTTCTTTTGCCAAATATGAGCATGCCTGGTTggacagcatctgtgtttcagcccaaATGTGCAGCAATGCCCTCAGCCAGAGGCACAGACAGGATGAGCTGGAGCCGTTcatgtcagagacagagctgtggcactgtCGGAATCAATTGCCaaggtgtggtggcagaggttggtacAGCTGGCCTTCAAGGACAGCACCCTCCAAGCACAGGGACAGTccaaatgacaaaccagtctaAACCTGTAAGGCAATTCCAGGGAACCACAATGAGTGTTGAGTACTTCAGAAACGGTTAAAAGAGAAACCAATGGCTGTGCCGCAGAGCGTTTGTGCTTGGGACACTTTTCTGtgtagggtttctggaagaacagggacatactgtgagcaacccagacactctgaataaggactcgatcggtttgtagtagcacaggcttcaagcagcacaggcctcaaggcctttctcaggccgactgtgggaaaacaaacctttctcaggccagctgcaggtaaagtCATTCTATGattactgaccaatcatagttcgagtattgcttatgtaaccggggtgttttattgatagat
This genomic interval carries:
- the LOC142365077 gene encoding olfactory receptor 14J1-like; the protein is MSNSSSITEFLLLAFADTRELQLLTFWLFLGIYLAALLGNGLIITAIACDHRLHNPMYFFLLNLALLDLGCISTTVPKTMANSLWDIRAISYMGCAAQAFFFLFFISSEYSLLTVMAYDRYIAICKPLHYGTLLGSRACVHMAAAAWGGGFLNSLLHSANTFSVPLCHGNIVDQFFCELPQIIKLSCSDSDYLREAGHTVFSACLGFGCFVFIVLSYVEIFRAVLRIPSEQGRHKAFSTCLSHLAVVSLFLSTGIFAHLKPPSTSSPSLDLCVAVLYSVLPPAVNPLIYSMRNQELKDALKKLIQSIIPLQK